From one Triticum urartu cultivar G1812 chromosome 3, Tu2.1, whole genome shotgun sequence genomic stretch:
- the LOC125547381 gene encoding wall-associated receptor kinase 5-like — protein MTAQALTHISLSQHRHKPSPHSHLIPSPYISLHISRCNCSTSCGDVDVPYPFGIGSADCYWPGFSLTCDTSQQPAKPLLVLRDLVLGSYMSFHVAKISLWNNTVRVISTNAIFTVRFSEGYFMLGNYSEAPYSLSTSNEFILLGCNLQVTLNSDSNKDFISGCGSFCPSNASETYIEKALGRTGRNCYGIGCCQAHISMSSNGLPTQLSIQKLNKNANQDLTLHPGYALIAEEGWFDRRRLSKEMVEREGIAKVQVPQVLQWEVIQGLPRPAGMKAHPGCPAEVARKLCKSKNSNCKGGSRGYVCQCMYAYDKRGSNPYLVDGCKGIYLSIGVAVGTGIIVFLLVGSFTHKRFKHRRAQMLKQKFFEKNRGQLLQQLVSQRADIAERMIITLDELEKATNRFGKSRELGGGGHGTVYKGILSDLHVVAIKKPKAVIQKEIDEFINEVAILSLINHRNVVKLYGCYLETEVPMLVYEFISNGTLYDHLHVDGPKSLSWNDRLRIATETARSLAHLHSTASVPIIHRDIKSVNILLDDTLTAKVADFGASRYVPVDRPGITTRVQGTRGYLDPMYFYTGRLTEKSDVYSFGVLLLELLTRKKPFSYVSSEEEGLVTHFSTLFTQGNLSEILDPQVMEEGGSEIEEVAAIAAMCITLRGEDRPSMKQVEIKLEGTQASRGHEEGDVRNCPRTADGSRSAELSRQYSMEEEFALSSRYPR, from the exons ATGACGGCACAAGCCCTCACTCACATCTCACTATCACAACACCGGCACAAGCCCTCACCTCACTCACATCTCATTCCATCGCCGTACATCTCCCTGCACATCTCAAGAT GTAACTGCAGTACGTCCTGCGGTGATGTAGACGTGCCATACCCCTTCGGCATTGGCTCTGCCGATTGCTACTGGCCTGGGTTCAGCCTCACCTGTGATACAAGCCAGCAACCTGCTAAGCCACTCCTCGTCCTCCGCGACCTCGTCCTCGGTTCGTACATGTCCTTCCATGTCGCAAAGATCTCCCTCTGGAACAACACGGTGCGCGTCATCAGCACCAACGCCATTTTCACGGTGCGCTTCTCAGAAGGTTATTTTATGCTTGGCAACTACTCGGAGGCACCCTACTCGCTATCGACTAGCAACGAGTTCATCCTGTTGGGCTGCAACCTTCAGGTGACGCTGAACTCAGATAGCAACAAGGATTTCATCAGCGGTTGTGGCTCCTTCTGCCCCTCCAACGCTAGTGAAACCTACATCGAGAAGGCACTGGGGCGTACAGGCAGAAACTGCTACGGCATAGGCTGCTGCCAGGCGCACATCTCCATGTCCTCTAACGGCTTGCCCACACAGCTGTCAATTCAAAAGCTCAACAAGAACGCCAACCAGGACTTGACGTTACATCCAGGGTACGCGCTAATCGCAGAGGAGGGGTGGTTCGATCGGCGACGGTTGTCCAAGGAAATGGTGGAGCGGGAGGGAATAGCCAAGGTGCAGGTTCCCCAAGTTCTGCAGTGGGAGGTCATTCAGGGCTTACCGCGACCTGCTGGCATGAAGGCGCATCCGGGCTGTCCGGCAGAAGTAGCCCGCAAGCTCTGCAAGAGCAAGAACAGCAACTGCAAAGGAGGAAGCAGAGGCTATGTATGCCAGTGCATGTATGCCTACGATAAGCGCGGCAGcaacccctacctcgtggacggTTGTAAAG GTATATACCTCAGCATAGGAGTTGCTGTTGGGACAGGCATCATAGTATTCCTTCTCGTTGGATCCTTCACACACAAGAGATTCAAACATCGAAGAGCGCAAATGTTGAAACAGAAGTTCTTCGAAAAAAACCGTGGACAATTGTTGCAACAATTGGTATCACAAAGAGCTGATATTGCAGAAAGAATGATTATTACCTTAGATGAGCTAGAGAAGGCAACAAACAGATTTGGTAAATCTCGTGAGCTTGGTGGTGGTGGGCATGGTACAGTCTACAAAGGGATCCTATCAGATCTTCATGTTGTAGCCATCAAGAAACCAAAGGCGGTGATTCAAAAGGAGATTGATGAATTCATTAATGAGGTTGCTATCCTATCATT GATCAACCATAGAAATGTTGTAAAACTCTATGGTTGTTACCTTGAAACAGAGGTCCCCATGTTGGTCTATGAGTTTATATCCAACGGTACCCTTTATGATCATCTTCATGTTGATGGGCCAAAATCGTTGTCATGGAATGATAGGCTACGGATAGCAACTGAGACTGCCAGATCTTTAGCTCATCTTCACTCAACAGCTTCAGTACCCATCATCCATAGAGATATCAAGTCTGTTAACATACTTTTGGATGATACTCTAACAGCAAAAGTTGCAGACTTTGGAGCTTCAAGATATGTTCCGGTGGATAGACCAGGGATCACAACAAGAGTGCAAGGTACAAGAGGATATCTGGACCCCATGTACTTCTATACTGGGCGTCTCACTGAAAAAAGTGATGTGTACAGCTTCGGTGTCCTGCTTCTAGAGTTGTTGACTAGAAAGAAACCATTTTCATACGTCTCTTCTGAAGAGGAAGGCCTTGTCACACATTTTTCTACCTTATTCACACAAGGTAATTTGTCAGAGATACTAGATCCGCAAGTAATGGAAGAAGGAGGCAGCGAAATTGAAGAAGTCGCAGCAATTGCAGCAATGTGTATAACATTAAGAGGAGAGGATCGTCCATCCATGAAGCAAGTGGAGATCAAACTCGAAGGCACTCAAGCATCCAGGGGACATGAGGAGGGTGATGTAAGAAATTGTCCCCGGACTGCAGATGGAAGTAGGAGCGCGGAATTGTCCAGGCAGTATAGTATGGAAGAGGAGTTTGCGTTATCTTCAAGGTATCCTCGGTAG